A segment of the Raphanus sativus cultivar WK10039 unplaced genomic scaffold, ASM80110v3 Scaffold2043, whole genome shotgun sequence genome:
AATCAACGGCCCGGCAACGAGATGCTGACGTTCATGGGACGCCTTCTCGGCTATAACCAGATCCTGATGCACCCAGACGGACCGGGAGAAAACCCGTTTCATCACTGACGGGGAACTTACTGTTATAAGGTGATGCCATTCGGGTTGAAAAACGCCGGGGCAACCTACCAGAGGCTCGTTAACAGGATGTTCGCCGACCAGTTGGGGAAACAATGGAAgttatatcgacgacatgctcgtcaaatccCTCCGAGCCGACGACCACCCAGCACACTTGAAGGAATGCTTCACCATCCTAAACAAGTACGGGATGAAGTTGAATCCCGCAAAGTGCACGTTTGGCGTCTCCTCGGGCGAATTCCTTGGTTACATCGTCACGCAACGAGGAATAGAgctaacccgaaacagatctcaGCAGTCCTGAACCTCCCCAGTCCGAGAAACTGCCGCGAAGTTCAGAGACTAACAGGACGCATCGCCGCCCTTAATCGCTTTATCTCCCGATCTACCGACAAGTGTCTTCCCTTCTATGATCTCCTCcgagggaacaagaagttcatCTGGGACGATAAATGCGAGGACGCGTTCGTCCAACTCAAGCAATACCTGACGACTCCTCCCGTCTTGGCCAAGCCAGACGTAGGAGACGTTTTTGTCTCTCTATATCGATGTCTCTCGGCAGCCGTCAGCAGTGTCTTGATCAAGGAGGACCGTGGCGAGCAGCGTCCGATTTTTACACGAGCAGACGCATGACCGGCCCGGAGACCAGATACCCAACCCTTGAGAAGCTGGCTCTGGCCGTCGTCGACTCcgcgaggaaattacgaccctacttccagtCACACTCTATCGAGGTTCTGACCGACCAACCGCTCCGCACCGTcctgcaaaatcccaacagagccGGCCGGCTGACCAAGTGGGCAATCGAACTGAGTGAGCTTGACATTACGTACAAATGTCGAACAGCCGCcaaatctcaagtcctcgccgacttccttgtCGAACTCACGCCAGATCTTGCACAAGACCTCGATGTCCGAGTCCCAATTGGATTCTTCATGTCGACGGATCATCGACGAGTAAAGGATCCGGTGCTGGAGTCCAGCTTCAATCGCCAACAGGAGAACTCATCCGCCAGTCTTTCAGCTTCGGCTTCCCGGCCTCTAACAACGAGGCAGAGTATGAATCGTTGATCGCCGGTCTTCGTCTCGCCCGAGCCGTCAAAGCCAAACGCTTGAGTGCTTATTGCGACTCGCAGCTCGTCGCTAGCCAGTTTAGCGGCGACTACGATGCTCGCAATGATAGAATGGATGCGTATCTCCGAGTGGTTCAGGAGCTCGCTAGGGAATTCGATTTCTTCGAACTCACCAAGGTTCCTCGCGGAGAGAACGTTTGCGCCGATGCCTTAGCCGCACTCGGGAGCAAACTCCACGATCAGGTCAAAAGGACGATACCCATACATCGGATCGATCGACCGAGCATCGATTCTTCCTCCGACCAAAGCTCTCTCATCGCTCCAATCTTTGCAACAACTCGACGATCCCCACCCGATCAAACCGACACTGAGATGCCCGATCGTGACGATACCTCAGTCGATTGGCGAGCCGAGTTCCTAGATTATCTCATACGAGAAGAACTGCCGAGCGATAAGTGGGCAGCGAGACGCCTGAAGAGACGCAGCGCCCACTACGTCATCATAAACGACGAACTTCACCGAGAGTGCGCGAACAAGGTTCTCTTAAAGTGCATCCAGGGCGATGAAGTACGCCGAGTAATGGCTGAAACTCACGACGGAGCAGGAGGAAACCACTCGGGAGGCCGAGCACTCGCCCTTAAGGTTCGAAGCTTGGGATTCTTTTGGCCGTCTATGAACACTGACTGCGCGGCATACGCTCGtcggtgcgacaaatgccagcgtcacgctccgagcatccacagtcccactgagctgttgcggacatctgctgccccttatccgttcatgaggtggggGATGGACATCATCGGGCCAATGCCGAACTCGCGCCAACGTCGTTTCATCCTGGTCCTCACCGATTACTTCACTAAATGGATTGAAGCCGAAGCGTTCTCTCAGGTAACGGACAAGGAAGTCCGCACCTTCGTCTGGAAGAACATCATTTGCCGTCATGGTTTGCCATACGAGATCATAACGGACAATGGCTCTCAGTTCATgtccggaaacttcaaagagttctgcaacaagtggaatatccgtcTGAGCCCTTCGACTCCCGCTACCCGCAAGGaacggacaggcggaatctTCCAACAAAATTATCATCGATGGAATCAAGAAGCGACTCGACCTAAAGAAAGGCCATTGGGCCGACGAGTGGACGGCGTCCTCTGGTCGCACCGAACGACTCCTCGCGGTGCGACCAAATccacccctttctctcttgcttacgggatggaagcaatggccccCGCCGAAGTTAACGTGACGAGTCTTCGGCGCGCCAAGATGCCACAGTTCGTCGAGCTTAATCAAGATATGCTCCTCGATGCCCTCGATGAACTCGAGGAAAAACGTGATCAGGCgcttcttcggatccaaaaTTACCAGAACCAAATCGAGAGCTACTATAATAAGAAGGTAAAAGCGCGCCCTCTCGAGCTCGGCGACCTCGTCCTCCGAAAAGTTTTCGACAACACGAAGGAGCTCAACGCTGGCAAGCTAGGACCAATTGGGAGGACCTTACAAGATCACCCGAGTCGTTCGACCAGGCGtctaccgactcgagacttcccGCGGAGAGGCAGTCCCACGAGCCTGGAACTCGATGCATCTTCGCCTCTTCTACCAATAGAAGCGCCTCATCTTTTTCTCCCAAGCGAACGACCAGCAGGTCACTGTtcgctttaaaaaaaaaaaaaaaaaaaaaaaaaaaaaaaaaaaaaaaaaccgagtagatgcacctaaccgtcacttctactcgtccgagtgaatgcgctactacagccactttcactcggtcaaacgaactacgaaaggcttgatcctcatccgaggtacgtaggcatcccttcacagggtccagccccaaccaaaacaaagtccaaactTTTTTGAATGACCAACAGTCACCTTTCCCCGAACAAACGATGCCAGCCCCTTCATCAAGCGGAGCACGAGCACTCGCCCAGCTAAATCGGCTGAGCCTTGATCAGGTATCAGCCGAAGGGAATAACAGCCTTGCGTCACCTGTGCGTCGTGCATTGACCGGCTATCCAATGGAAATTTCAGACCGTCTGATCGAAGGACGACGGTTTGGCCGACCAATAGTTCTCTCGATCACTGCACTGCGTCTTGAAACCTTTTCCTCGGTAATTCATAGAGAACGATTAGAGTCTCTTTGTATTTACTTGAACGTTAGACTTGTAAAAGCTTCGTTGGATAAGTAAAAATACGAACGAACAACCATCTCTAATTTCTGTTTCTATCTGAAAAGGAGGGAACTCGCTGGCAAATGCGAGCAACCATCCGGACTATTCCATTTCTCGGTTATAGACAAGtgatgatttatatatttctaagttaaGCGACTTACGGAATATATAAGTTTAAACGTATGAAGGCACCAAATCCATACAACAAAGGCCTTAGCCGAGAAAAGGAAATAAGTTTTAGACAAACAAGGCCGAAAGGCCGAAAAACGGATACAACAAACATTTAAAGTCATCCCGAGACAAGGGGATCTTCCTCGGAGCGCTCCCCGCTCACGCCAGAGCCTGACACTTCAAGCGACGGCGAATCGGTGATATCCACCGTCTTGATCGGCGTATCGGAGATCGGTGCTCGGGCGCTGGCTTGATCGTTTCCTCGACCACCGGAGCATTTTCCGGAAGGATGGCGTCAGGGTGAGCTGGCGACTGGACGGTTTCGAGAAGGCTCTTCGATGGTCCTTCGGATTGATCCTCTGGTCCCCTGAGCGGAGTGCGAAGAGCCCTGGCAGCCTCAGAGTCGAGCAAGTCCATGTTCGACCCGTACTTGTCGACTTTATCCAATATCTCTTGGATGACGAACCTCGACTCGAG
Coding sequences within it:
- the LOC130505154 gene encoding uncharacterized protein LOC130505154, translating into MSNSRQISSPRRLPCRTHARSCTRPRCPSPNWILHVDGSSTSKGSGAGVQLQSPTGELIRQSFSFGFPASNNEAEYESLIAGLRLARAVKAKRLSAYCDSQLVASQFSGDYDARNDRMDAYLRVVQELAREFDFFELTKVPRGENVCADALAALGSKLHDQVKRTIPIHRIDRPSIDSSSDQSSLIAPIFATTRRSPPDQTDTEMPDRDDTSVDWRAEFLDYLIREELPSDKWAARRLKRRSAHYVIINDELHRECANKVLLKCIQGDEVRRVMAETHDGAGGNHSGGRALALKVRSLGFFWPSMNTDCAAYARRWGMDIIGPMPNSRQRRFILVLTDYFTKWIEAEAFSQVTDKEVRTFVWKNIICRHGLPYEIITDNGSQFMSGNFKEFCNKWNIRLSPSTPATRKERTGGIFQQNYHRWNQEATRPKERPLGRRVDGVLWSHRTTPRGATKSTPFSLAYGMEAMAPAEVNVTSLRRAKMPQFVELNQDMLLDALDELEEKRDQALLRIQNYQNQIESYYNKKVKARPLELGDLVLRKVFDNTKELNAGKLGPIGRTLQDHPSRSTRRLPTRDFPRRGSPTSLELDASSPLLPIEAPHLFLPSERPAGHCSL